Proteins from one Kazachstania africana CBS 2517 chromosome 1, complete genome genomic window:
- the KAFR0A06260 gene encoding translation initiation factor 2A (similar to Saccharomyces cerevisiae YGR054W; ancestral locus Anc_4.194) produces the protein MSSQFVLKTPQDIELYQGYPEFSESWENTKDLPIISSIISPCGRFFAISTKSNLKVFTGENLNNLLLDIELIDAYDLKFSPSGNYLSSWERPLINDSNHQNVKIWYLNQGFEKDSQPTPVYQYQYKSQNSWSLQFSKMDDFVFRQFGKDLKIIKISHDANVESKFNFDEPFATLSNEVPFSAFSVSPADFPTVCTFTPEKSGKPAQLTIWPVTQGKIVKKIVTKTFFKADSCQLKWNDHGNAILGLAITDFDATNKSYYGENTLYMLSFQGVNGTLGGSSVRVNLSNGPVHDFTWSPTSRQFGVIAGFMPATISFFDMKGNVVHSLPQQSKNTMLFSPNGKYILIGGFGNLTGSVEILDRHNKFNRITQFDASNTSVCKWSPGGEFIITATTSPRLRVDNCIKIWHVSGQLCFIKEFKELLKVDWRNPCKFKLLNDSHIIKDWTVDNDEELKIDPKIVNKSQLKLHEGVIEYQNKRKAVGNGSVNTSNKSNKSAGAYKPPHARRVGTSGGQRVVPGMAPAAGSNTNNARKRRSNNKNNANANGNNTNNSANANGAGTSQVAVTPEEKKIRSLLKKLRSIETLKQRQINGDKLEDTQILKIKTEDKVVSELESLGWKEETA, from the coding sequence ATGTCGTCCCAATTTGTATTGAAGACACCGcaagatattgaattgTATCAAGGTTATCCAGAATTCAGTGAATCCTGGGAAAATACAAAAGATCTTCCTATAATCTCTTCAATTATATCTCCATGTGGTAGATTCTTCGCTATTTCAACCAAAagtaatttgaaagttttcacTGGTGAAAACTTAAATAACCTTCTATTAGATATAGAACTTATTGATGCTTACGATTTGAAATTCTCTCCATCTGGAAATTATTTGAGTTCCTGGGAAAGACCTTTAATTAATGATAGTAATCATCAAAATGTTAAGATTTGGTATTTGAACCAAGGATTCGAAAAGGATAGCCAACCAACTCCAGTgtatcaatatcaatataaGTCACAAAATTCATGGTCATTACAATTTTCTAAAATGGATGATTTTGTCTTTAGACAATTTGGTAAAGATTTAAAgataatcaaaatttcacaCGATGCTAATGTGGAAAGCAAGTTTAACTTCGATGAACCATTTGCTACACTATCAAATGAAGTGCCATTTTCTGCTTTTTCAGTCTCTCCAGCTGATTTCCCAACAGTTTGTACTTTTACACCGGAAAAATCCGGTAAACCTGCACAATTGACCATTTGGCCAGTTACCCAAGGTAAAATcgtgaaaaaaattgttacaaagacttttttcaaagctgACTCATGTCAATTAAAATGGAATGATCACGGTAATGCAATTTTAGGTCTTGCTATTACTGATTTTGATGCCACTAATAAATCCTACTATGGTGAAAATACATTGTATATGTTATCATTCCAAGGTGTCAATGGTACTCTCGGTGGTAGTTCAGTCAGAGTGAATTTAAGCAATGGTCCAGTTCATGATTTTACTTGGTCACCAACTTCCAGACAATTCGGTGTCATTGCCGGTTTCATGCCTGCTActatatcattttttgatatgaAGGGTAACGTTGTTCATTCATTACCACAACAAAGCAAGAACACAATGTTATTTTCTCCAAATGGTAAGTACATTTTAATTGGTGGTTTTGGTAATTTAACTGGTTCGGTAGAAATTTTAGATCGTcataataaattcaatagaATCACTCAATTTGATGCATCAAATACATCTGTTTGTAAATGGTCTCCAGGAGgtgaatttatcattacTGCTACTACCTCCCCAAGATTGAGAGTGGATAATTGTATTAAGATATGGCATGTTTCTGGACAATTATGTTTCattaaagaattcaaagaattattgaaagttgATTGGAGAAACCCTTGTAAATTCAAGTTATTGAATGACAGTCATATAATCAAGGATTGGACtgttgataatgatgaagaattgaagataGATCCGAAGATTGTTAATAAATCACAATTAAAATTGCATGAAGGAGTTATTGAGTATCAAAATAAGAGAAAAGCCGTAGGAAATGGTTCTGTCAATACTAGTAACAAGAGTAATAAGTCAGCGGGTGCGTACAAACCGCCACATGCAAGAAGAGTTGGTACCAGTGGAGGTCAAAGAGTCGTACCAGGTATGGCGCCTGCTGCTGGTTCTAATACCAATAATGCTAGAAAGAGAAGATCAAACAATAAAAACAATGCCAATGCTAATGGcaataatactaataatagCGCCAATGCGAACGGTGCTGGAACCAGTCAAGTGGCTGTGACACCggaagagaaaaagattaggtcattattgaaaaaattgaggTCCattgaaactttgaaaCAAAGACAAATTAACGGAGACAAATTAGAAGATACACAGATCCTTAAGATCAAGACAGAAGATAAAGTAGTCAGCGAACTTGAGTCGTTAGGCTGGAAGGAAGAAACTGCATAG
- the ATG33 gene encoding Atg33p (similar to Saccharomyces cerevisiae SCM4 (YGR049W) and YLR356W; ancestral locus Anc_4.191), with translation MSVCLAITKTVAVSSLGLSAGLLTTSSIISSRNDFLNLLTSLDIVSQYKLSKLVVSLQTVSNWLSGLASVGFGVSYFAVNLDFLKHPYLLYGMILSPLSSVYLYYVKHSIQRKLSLQEIRGDDKPSIKLNIMDDSIVDLGPDENHTKIDNGDSSKTRNLSPLKTINRHLWFASSISILTFIQSVVGIYGEGQFV, from the coding sequence ATGTCAGTGTGTTTAGCTATTACAAAGACGGTTGCAGTGTCTTCTTTGGGGCTTTCTGCAGGTTTATTAACTACTTCTTCCATCATATCATCAAGAAATGACTTCCTGAATTTATTGACATCCCTGGATATTGTCTCACAATATAAGCTGTCTAAGTTGGTTGTTTCATTACAAACAGTTTCTAATTGGCTAAGTGGGTTGGCAAGTGTTGGTTTTGGTGTAAGTTATTTTGCTGTCaatcttgattttttgaaacatcCTTACTTACTATATGGCATGATTTTATCCCCTCTTTCTTCAGTGTATCTGTACTACGTCAAACATTCTATCCAGCGTAAACTGTCTTTGCAAGAAATTCGTGGTGACGATAAACCATCTATCAAGCTTAATATCATGGATGACTCCATCGTGGACTTAGGTCCGGATGAAAATCATACAAAGATAGATAACGGCGACAGTTCAAAGACAAGAAATTTATCACCATTGAAAACCATTAATAGGCATCTATGGTTCGCATCCAGCATCAGCATACTAACTTTCATCCAGTCTGTCGTTGGTATATACGGGGAAGGTCAGTTTGTATAG